The Stieleria maiorica genome includes the window ATCAGCCACGAGGCGACCCACAGGTCTTTGGAATGGTTGGCGATGATGTCGACACATTGGTCCAGCACGACCCGCCAATCCGGCGCGCTGGGGACTTCGACCGCCTGCCCCTGCTCCTGCAGCGCGGCCAGTTCGTCTTCGTCGTACATCGCGAACTCGCGGATCTTTCGTTCCGCATTGACCGCTTCGGCCCGGGCGTCCTTGGCCCGCTGAAACCGCTCGAAATCGCTGCGACGCAAATACTGCCCGCTCGGCGAATCGTCTGAAATCGGAGCGATCAGCTGATCAAAATCAAGTGTCGGTTCGGATGCCATGATGGACTCTCGATGCCGTAACGGTGAAGGTTTCTACTCGGTTAGCGGAGAACGCAGTCAATCGTTACCACTGCGGCGCAGACTTTGTGCCATTTGGTCCAAACTCTTCGCATGGATACGACTCGCCCAACTCTTGCTGATCCCAACGCGTTCGGCAGCTTCGGTCAGCGAAAAACCCTCGAAATAGATCGTCGAGATCAATCGTTTTGCGTCGTTGGGCAGCTCATCGACCAATTTGCGTAGCGTTGTTTGCATTTCGCGGTTTGCAACGACCTTGCTGGGGATCTCATGCTGGTCGGCCGCCTGGGCCAAGACGTTCGATTCGGAATCTTCATCACCGCTGGCCAGATAGACGATCGCCAACCGCTCGGTCATCTTGCCCAACCAATCGGCATCCTCGCTGGAATTGGATTTTTCGTCAGCGTTTTCTCCCTGGGAAGATTCACTGCGCAACACGT containing:
- a CDS encoding sigma-70 family RNA polymerase sigma factor encodes the protein MNAQSSDESSAGGESPADLINEAQGLVHSLAMRVHRSLPIPMDLDDLIAYGQLGLAEAAQKFDPDCGTRFTTFAYYRVRGAIYDGVSKMNWTSRARLRRLRFRDMAEDVLRSESSQGENADEKSNSSEDADWLGKMTERLAIVYLASGDEDSESNVLAQAADQHEIPSKVVANREMQTTLRKLVDELPNDAKRLISTIYFEGFSLTEAAERVGISKSWASRIHAKSLDQMAQSLRRSGND